In Deinococcus puniceus, one genomic interval encodes:
- the ispG gene encoding flavodoxin-dependent (E)-4-hydroxy-3-methylbut-2-enyl-diphosphate synthase has product MSPARRQTVTAWVGHVPVGSQHPVVVQSMTNTDTADAEGTAIQIAQLVRAGSELVRVTVNTREAAAAIPDIVARLAEVGINVPIVGDFHYNGHILLREFPETARLLAKYRINPGNVGAGQHHDANFATMIEVAKEFDKPVRIGVNWGSLDQQVLARLMDQNAAAGSPKTATDVMIDAMVVSALESAAYAEKLGLAHDKILISVKVSSAPELWQVYRQLAALCDYPLHLGLTEAGMGMKGIVASSVALAPLLTEGIGDTIRVSLTPEPGASRKLEVEVAQQILQSLGIRQFLPQVTSCPGCGRTTSIFFQELAQKIQDYIRDTMPDWKARYPGVEEMQVAVMGCIVNGPGESKHANIGISLPGTGEDPRAPVYQDGKLLTTLRGPRIAEDFQELMEKYVEQRYGQQTAEV; this is encoded by the coding sequence ATGAGTCCTGCACGCCGCCAAACCGTCACCGCTTGGGTGGGCCATGTCCCTGTGGGGAGTCAGCATCCGGTGGTGGTGCAGTCCATGACCAACACTGACACCGCCGACGCCGAAGGCACCGCCATTCAGATTGCCCAACTGGTGCGGGCAGGCTCCGAACTGGTGCGCGTGACCGTGAATACCCGCGAGGCCGCCGCTGCCATTCCCGACATCGTGGCGCGGCTGGCCGAAGTGGGCATCAACGTGCCCATCGTCGGGGACTTTCATTACAACGGCCACATCTTGCTGCGCGAATTCCCCGAAACGGCCCGGCTGCTCGCCAAATACCGCATCAACCCCGGCAATGTGGGCGCGGGCCAGCACCACGACGCCAACTTTGCCACCATGATCGAAGTCGCCAAAGAGTTTGATAAGCCCGTGCGGATCGGCGTGAACTGGGGCAGCCTCGATCAGCAGGTGTTGGCCCGCCTGATGGATCAGAACGCGGCGGCTGGCAGCCCCAAAACCGCGACTGACGTGATGATCGACGCGATGGTGGTGTCGGCGCTGGAGAGTGCCGCCTATGCCGAAAAATTGGGCCTCGCACACGACAAAATCCTGATCTCGGTGAAGGTTAGCAGTGCCCCGGAATTGTGGCAGGTGTACCGCCAATTGGCGGCCCTCTGCGATTACCCCCTGCACCTCGGCCTCACCGAAGCGGGCATGGGCATGAAGGGCATCGTGGCGAGCAGTGTGGCCCTCGCGCCGCTGCTGACGGAAGGCATTGGCGACACGATCCGCGTAAGCCTGACGCCGGAGCCGGGGGCCAGCCGCAAACTGGAGGTGGAAGTGGCGCAGCAAATCCTGCAAAGCCTCGGCATCCGTCAGTTTTTGCCTCAGGTCACGAGTTGCCCCGGTTGCGGGCGCACCACATCTATCTTTTTTCAGGAGTTGGCTCAGAAGATTCAGGACTATATCCGCGACACCATGCCCGACTGGAAGGCGCGGTATCCCGGAGTGGAGGAGATGCAGGTGGCCGTCATGGGCTGCATCGTCAACGGCCCCGGCGAGAGCAAGCACGCCAACATCGGGATTTCGCTTCCCGGTACTGGCGAAGACCCCCGCGCCCCGGTGTATCAGGACGGCAAGCTCCTGACCACCTTGCGCGGCCCCCGCATCGCCGAAGACTTTCAGGAACTCATGGAAAAGTACGTGGAGCAGCGGTACGGCCAGCAGACGGCTGAGGTGTGA
- a CDS encoding BMP family lipoprotein, whose amino-acid sequence MKTLPSRRRAVLSVSLLLFVSLAASAPAVPSVMLLFDPAGRADNAINQSASDGLDRVVRDSGIAFGSNAVVDADDALTQIRDAAKANTVVVAVGGISVGALTKIAKEFPKVKFIGVDSLPSGLNTAGLRFREHEGGFLAGALAGKASSTQILGVVGAGNDPVTIKYRAGFIAGVKFVCGKCTVLTANVTKPNDTFGATTITKGLFAKGADIVLAAAGSSSRGVVSAAGTVECLNAKTLPKGVTFKSDMFKAVPRSGAYKDTCKGDTRPVFAIGTESNMNRWGDTDIDASTLNHTLTSVVKRADNAVYAILSDIAAGRPWRPGERGFALQNGGIELVIEKTNRALITPQMEKDLGKIQKLVTDGVIKVPVQ is encoded by the coding sequence ATGAAGACATTGCCTTCTCGCCGCCGTGCTGTCCTGAGTGTTTCCCTTCTTCTGTTCGTCAGTCTGGCCGCCTCCGCCCCCGCTGTGCCCAGCGTCATGCTGCTGTTCGATCCGGCGGGGCGGGCCGACAACGCCATCAACCAAAGCGCCTCGGACGGCCTAGACCGCGTGGTGCGCGACAGCGGCATTGCCTTCGGCTCCAACGCGGTGGTGGATGCCGACGACGCCTTGACCCAGATTCGGGACGCGGCCAAAGCCAATACGGTGGTGGTCGCGGTGGGCGGCATCAGCGTGGGCGCACTGACCAAGATCGCCAAGGAGTTCCCGAAGGTCAAGTTTATCGGCGTAGACAGCCTGCCCAGCGGCCTGAACACGGCGGGCCTGCGCTTCCGCGAGCATGAAGGCGGCTTCCTTGCGGGCGCGTTGGCGGGCAAAGCCAGCAGCACCCAGATTCTGGGCGTGGTGGGCGCGGGCAACGATCCTGTCACCATCAAATACCGCGCAGGCTTTATCGCGGGCGTAAAATTCGTGTGCGGCAAATGCACCGTGCTGACCGCCAACGTGACCAAGCCCAACGACACCTTTGGGGCCACCACCATTACCAAAGGGCTGTTTGCCAAAGGCGCAGACATCGTGCTGGCCGCCGCCGGAAGTAGCAGCCGGGGCGTGGTCAGTGCGGCGGGCACCGTGGAATGCCTGAACGCCAAGACCCTGCCCAAAGGCGTGACCTTCAAGAGCGACATGTTCAAGGCTGTGCCCCGCAGCGGTGCCTACAAAGACACCTGCAAGGGCGACACCCGCCCCGTATTCGCCATCGGCACCGAGAGCAATATGAACCGCTGGGGCGACACCGATATCGACGCCAGCACGCTCAATCACACCCTGACCAGCGTGGTCAAGCGGGCCGACAACGCCGTCTATGCCATCCTGAGCGACATCGCGGCGGGCAGGCCTTGGCGACCCGGCGAACGCGGCTTTGCCCTGCAAAACGGCGGCATAGAACTGGTCATCGAAAAGACCAACCGCGCCCTGATTACGCCCCAAATGGAAAAAGACCTCGGTAAGATTCAGAAATTGGTGACGGACGGGGTGATCAAGGTTCCAGTGCAGTGA
- a CDS encoding NADH-quinone oxidoreductase subunit 15 translates to MAHATDGQLYSAWIDLLGWLDAEAAARGLTFTKIADFPDYIYRMERPYDLPTTVMSVSVGTGGQPLLVAAVSPRHVDLKGISLRLMGGSKHWHLHAGPEGGLWEGKRAFTRERLGLLLTGAVQGVA, encoded by the coding sequence ATGGCACATGCAACCGACGGGCAACTGTACTCCGCTTGGATAGACCTGCTGGGCTGGCTGGACGCCGAGGCTGCGGCGCGTGGCCTGACCTTCACCAAAATTGCCGATTTCCCCGACTACATCTACCGCATGGAGCGCCCCTACGACTTGCCCACCACCGTGATGAGCGTCAGTGTGGGCACGGGCGGGCAACCGTTGTTGGTGGCCGCCGTCAGCCCGCGCCATGTAGATTTGAAGGGAATCAGCCTGCGCCTGATGGGCGGCAGCAAGCATTGGCATCTGCATGCAGGGCCAGAAGGCGGCCTGTGGGAAGGCAAACGCGCCTTTACGCGGGAACGGTTGGGGCTGCTGCTGACGGGAGCGGTGCAGGGAGTAGCGTAG
- a CDS encoding DUF4259 domain-containing protein, translated as MNVWGTGPFENDAGAAFVQEVVQDGEFALAEAFEVALDPDTVFLAAEEGHRAYAAAAVLAAVLGGDTAGMTDAGLRSWVQNADLSDLAPLQDIARDALERIVGPDSELPDLWEDTADAEAWRAEIERLQGVLE; from the coding sequence ATGAACGTTTGGGGAACCGGCCCTTTTGAAAACGATGCTGGCGCGGCCTTTGTGCAGGAAGTCGTGCAAGACGGCGAATTTGCGCTGGCCGAAGCCTTCGAGGTGGCTCTAGACCCCGATACGGTGTTCTTGGCTGCCGAAGAAGGCCACCGTGCCTACGCCGCCGCCGCTGTGCTGGCTGCCGTACTGGGCGGCGATACCGCAGGCATGACTGACGCGGGCCTGCGTTCGTGGGTGCAAAACGCCGATCTGTCCGACTTGGCCCCCTTGCAAGATATAGCGCGGGACGCCCTAGAGCGAATTGTCGGCCCAGACAGCGAATTGCCCGACTTGTGGGAAGACACCGCCGACGCCGAAGCGTGGCGAGCCGAAATAGAGCGGTTGCAAGGCGTGTTGGAATAG
- a CDS encoding alpha-amylase family glycosyl hydrolase, with translation MTTSTFFSSILSAQHDHTPAYTSQLGAARGNSVTVRMRTTLPVTAVRLRVVQVGEIESFVAREVGDLGGEGRWFEAELPLHSDRVRYAWTLDLPGDHLNLTALGLHHTRRGFRNWFQYLAGHTAPEWAWRSVFYQIFPDRFRNGDPANDVQTGEYIYEGRPVEHVEWNTPVDAHGDIHAHYGGDLNGVTQALPYLTDLGINALWLTPIFVSPSNHRYDITDYRRVDPHLGGEAAWDELAQAAEAAGVKLVLDGVFNHMGNENALFQAALKDEAAPERGLFTWRDTPGKPPYHAFFDVPTLPKIDYRNELAVQEFLSGEESVVRYWLRRGAAGWRLDVAHMIGTDGTDDDNLPLHRALKSAARQEKPDAFIFGERFFDPEHALDGKGEDSAMNYHGFGLPVMQWLSGATYFSEPSQLAGPEVAEILWDAYHALPPQVGLSMVNLLESHDIGRAMYRVGNDRTRFLAAFTLLMGYAGVPCTYYGTEVGVTQSRAGNMPWCREPMPWDEADWDTDLRAKVKALIGVRRKTHALQEGNLRFLHAEADAIAYLREYTHADGRTERAAVCASRRTESHEITLTLPAGEWRDALTGEMWTGGEVTLNAMGGRLLLQG, from the coding sequence ATGACCACAAGCACTTTTTTTTCGTCCATCCTGAGTGCCCAGCACGACCACACACCCGCTTACACCTCGCAGTTGGGGGCGGCGCGGGGAAACAGCGTGACCGTCCGAATGAGAACCACCTTACCTGTGACGGCGGTACGCCTGCGTGTGGTACAGGTGGGCGAAATCGAGAGCTTTGTAGCGCGGGAGGTGGGGGATTTAGGGGGAGAAGGCCGCTGGTTCGAGGCCGAATTGCCGCTGCACAGTGACCGTGTGCGCTATGCGTGGACACTGGATTTACCCGGCGATCACCTGAACCTGACGGCGCTGGGGCTGCACCACACCCGCCGGGGCTTCCGCAATTGGTTTCAGTATTTGGCAGGCCACACCGCCCCGGAATGGGCCTGGCGCAGCGTGTTCTATCAAATCTTTCCAGACCGCTTCCGCAACGGCGACCCCGCCAACGACGTACAAACCGGGGAATACATCTATGAGGGCCGCCCGGTAGAGCATGTGGAATGGAATACGCCCGTAGACGCGCACGGCGACATTCACGCCCACTACGGCGGCGACCTGAACGGCGTGACTCAGGCCCTGCCGTACCTAACCGATTTGGGCATCAATGCGCTGTGGTTGACGCCGATTTTCGTCTCGCCCTCCAATCACCGCTACGACATCACCGATTACCGCCGAGTCGACCCCCACTTGGGCGGCGAAGCGGCGTGGGATGAATTGGCGCAGGCCGCCGAAGCCGCAGGCGTGAAGCTGGTGCTGGACGGCGTGTTCAACCATATGGGCAACGAGAATGCGCTGTTTCAGGCGGCCCTGAAGGACGAAGCGGCCCCCGAGCGCGGCCTGTTTACATGGCGTGACACGCCCGGCAAGCCCCCCTATCACGCCTTTTTTGATGTGCCGACGCTGCCCAAAATCGATTACCGCAACGAATTGGCGGTGCAGGAATTTCTAAGCGGAGAAGAGAGCGTAGTGCGTTACTGGCTGCGGCGTGGAGCGGCGGGCTGGCGGCTGGATGTGGCCCACATGATCGGCACGGACGGCACCGACGACGACAACTTGCCTCTGCACCGCGCCCTCAAATCGGCGGCGCGGCAGGAAAAACCAGACGCCTTCATTTTCGGCGAGCGCTTTTTTGACCCCGAACACGCGTTGGACGGTAAGGGCGAGGACAGCGCCATGAATTACCACGGCTTCGGGCTGCCCGTGATGCAGTGGCTGAGTGGGGCCACCTACTTTTCGGAACCCAGCCAACTCGCGGGGCCGGAAGTGGCCGAAATCCTCTGGGACGCTTACCATGCGCTGCCGCCGCAAGTAGGCCTCAGCATGGTGAACCTGCTGGAATCGCACGACATCGGACGGGCCATGTACCGGGTGGGCAATGACCGCACGCGCTTTCTGGCGGCCTTTACGCTGCTGATGGGCTACGCGGGCGTGCCCTGCACCTACTACGGCACCGAGGTGGGCGTGACCCAGAGCCGAGCCGGAAATATGCCGTGGTGCCGCGAGCCGATGCCTTGGGACGAAGCCGACTGGGACACCGATCTCCGCGCCAAAGTGAAGGCCCTGATTGGGGTGCGCCGCAAGACACACGCCTTGCAAGAAGGCAATCTGCGGTTCCTGCACGCCGAGGCCGACGCCATCGCTTACTTGCGCGAATACACGCACGCAGACGGGCGCACCGAACGCGCCGCTGTGTGCGCCAGCCGCCGCACCGAATCGCACGAAATTACGCTGACGCTGCCCGCTGGAGAATGGCGCGACGCACTGACAGGCGAGATGTGGACAGGTGGAGAAGTGACGCTGAATGCAATGGGCGGGCGGTTGCTGCTTCAGGGGTGA
- a CDS encoding P-loop NTPase family protein: MQRILVIGTTGSGKTTLARAIAGRLALPHGEQDAWNHQPGWQAAPTEHFRAQVAAFTSQNAWVMDGNYSKARDIGWARADTLVWLDYPGQVVFWRLLTRTVRRTVSQEELWNGNRESLRGQFSRESVLPWFFRTHWKRRRETPQQIAQFPHLKVIRLRSPGAAEAWVGALVEEQSLCSLTPSAPQLCESPPVPPQG, translated from the coding sequence GTGCAGCGCATCTTGGTTATCGGCACCACAGGCAGTGGCAAAACCACGTTGGCGCGTGCTATTGCCGGGCGTTTGGCCTTGCCACACGGCGAGCAGGACGCATGGAACCATCAACCCGGTTGGCAGGCCGCGCCTACCGAACACTTCCGGGCGCAGGTGGCTGCCTTTACGTCCCAAAACGCTTGGGTCATGGACGGCAACTACAGCAAGGCGAGAGACATCGGCTGGGCGCGGGCCGATACCTTGGTGTGGCTGGATTATCCGGGGCAGGTGGTGTTCTGGCGCTTGCTGACACGTACCGTGCGGCGAACGGTGTCGCAGGAAGAACTCTGGAACGGCAACCGCGAAAGCCTGCGCGGGCAGTTTTCGCGGGAAAGTGTCTTGCCGTGGTTTTTCCGCACCCACTGGAAACGTCGGCGCGAAACACCCCAGCAGATCGCCCAGTTTCCACATCTGAAGGTAATTCGCTTGCGTTCGCCGGGAGCGGCTGAGGCTTGGGTGGGGGCGCTGGTGGAAGAGCAATCGCTTTGCTCACTCACCCCCTCTGCTCCGCAGCTCTGCGAGTCCCCACCCGTACCCCCTCAAGGGTGA
- a CDS encoding BMP family ABC transporter substrate-binding protein — protein sequence MAQTAPAKTIGLAFDVGGIKDGGFNQAAYEGAQRAAKELGLTIRTSQPKKATEIGQGVSPLIRGGAGLVIGVGYANNDAITRTASEFMDSRFAVVDDLPKGKNAVGLRFREQEGSFLAGFLAGKQSSTGIVGFVGGVDVPVIQKFRAGFAAGVKFACPNCRVVTAFVAKTSAGFNDPKAAAVIAASMTKQGVDVIFPAAGGSGQGVVNFIKGQPCIRAANLPAGVTFKSDLFAAVAKSATYKKLCTTDSRPLFFIGVDTNQNALGDFDKKVNTLNHGLTSMVKRVDNAVYTIIKEYAEDRPWRGGDRSFGLSNGGVSVAIDSHNRALIPAALETSLKKVEQLITDGVIKVPTQ from the coding sequence GTGGCTCAGACTGCGCCCGCCAAGACCATCGGCCTCGCGTTCGACGTGGGCGGCATCAAGGACGGCGGCTTTAACCAAGCGGCCTATGAGGGAGCGCAGCGTGCGGCCAAAGAACTGGGACTGACCATCAGAACGTCGCAGCCCAAAAAGGCCACCGAGATCGGGCAGGGCGTGTCTCCGCTCATCCGGGGCGGTGCGGGACTGGTCATCGGCGTGGGGTACGCCAACAACGACGCGATTACCCGCACGGCCTCCGAGTTTATGGACAGCCGTTTTGCAGTGGTCGATGACCTGCCCAAAGGTAAAAATGCCGTGGGCCTGCGTTTCCGCGAGCAGGAAGGCAGCTTTTTGGCGGGTTTTTTGGCGGGCAAGCAGAGCAGCACGGGCATCGTGGGCTTTGTGGGCGGCGTAGATGTGCCCGTGATCCAGAAATTCCGCGCAGGCTTCGCGGCGGGCGTGAAATTCGCCTGCCCCAATTGCCGAGTCGTCACAGCCTTCGTGGCCAAAACCAGCGCCGGATTCAATGACCCCAAAGCCGCCGCCGTGATTGCCGCCAGCATGACCAAACAGGGCGTAGACGTGATTTTCCCGGCAGCGGGGGGCAGCGGTCAGGGCGTCGTGAATTTCATCAAGGGGCAGCCGTGCATCAGGGCGGCCAACTTGCCTGCGGGCGTGACCTTCAAGAGTGACCTGTTTGCCGCAGTCGCCAAGAGCGCCACCTACAAAAAGCTCTGCACCACCGATTCTCGCCCGCTGTTTTTCATCGGCGTGGACACCAACCAGAACGCGCTGGGCGACTTTGATAAGAAGGTGAACACCCTCAATCACGGCCTGACCAGCATGGTCAAACGGGTGGACAACGCCGTGTACACCATCATCAAGGAATACGCCGAAGACCGGCCCTGGCGCGGGGGAGACCGTTCCTTCGGCCTCAGCAACGGCGGGGTCAGCGTGGCGATTGACAGCCACAACCGCGCCCTGATTCCGGCGGCCCTGGAAACCAGCCTGAAAAAAGTGGAGCAACTGATTACCGACGGCGTGATTAAGGTGCCGACTCAGTAA